In Parasegetibacter sp. NRK P23, a single genomic region encodes these proteins:
- a CDS encoding glycosyltransferase encodes MDWGLGHTTRCIPLITILKSIGCEVITAGTTETEKVFQREFPGTEHLLLPSYGIRYGHGNNAMGWRFLGRMPKILTKIKEEREIIRAFAEKRQVHGIISDNRFGCYHSKIPSVFITHQLSLKTLFGGPVDALATRMNLHLISRFQQIWIPDNEEAPSLAGTLAHPERKLPVPAIYGGPLTRLKQLNTNQPLYRFLFLLSGPEPQRSIFEEMVRRQSARLQGEMLLVRGIANGSDHIVKEGQLHVVDFADSTALSSFLAASEMVVARSGYTTVMDLASLGKKALFVPTPGQTEQEYLARHLSEQGLFYSTSQKDFHLQDAVQKAETFYRENTGSIHLSSRWETILQQWVNSLMLN; translated from the coding sequence ATGGACTGGGGTTTAGGGCATACCACCAGGTGCATCCCCCTGATTACCATACTCAAAAGTATTGGTTGTGAAGTAATTACCGCCGGAACAACTGAAACGGAAAAGGTTTTTCAACGGGAATTTCCCGGCACCGAGCACCTGTTGCTGCCTTCTTATGGTATCCGTTACGGGCATGGAAACAACGCTATGGGGTGGCGATTTTTGGGGCGAATGCCGAAAATATTGACAAAAATCAAAGAAGAAAGGGAAATCATTCGCGCTTTTGCGGAAAAGCGGCAGGTGCATGGCATCATCTCCGACAACCGCTTTGGATGTTATCATTCCAAAATACCTTCCGTTTTTATCACCCATCAGCTCTCGTTGAAAACACTTTTTGGTGGACCGGTGGATGCACTGGCCACCAGGATGAACTTACACCTGATCAGCCGGTTCCAACAGATATGGATACCCGATAACGAAGAGGCGCCATCGCTTGCCGGAACACTTGCTCATCCGGAACGGAAGTTACCTGTACCCGCAATATATGGTGGTCCTCTAACACGGTTGAAACAATTAAATACAAATCAACCATTATACAGGTTTCTTTTCCTCCTCTCCGGTCCGGAACCACAGCGAAGTATATTCGAAGAAATGGTGAGGCGGCAATCTGCCCGGCTGCAGGGGGAAATGCTCCTGGTAAGAGGTATTGCAAACGGGAGTGACCATATCGTAAAAGAAGGACAACTGCATGTGGTGGATTTCGCCGACAGTACCGCACTTTCTTCCTTCCTTGCCGCATCGGAAATGGTGGTGGCGCGCAGCGGCTATACTACAGTGATGGACCTCGCTTCGCTCGGAAAGAAAGCACTATTCGTTCCCACACCCGGCCAAACCGAACAGGAATACCTCGCCAGACACCTTTCGGAACAAGGGTTGTTTTACAGCACCTCACAGAAAGATTTTCACTTGCAGGACGCGGTTCAAAAAGCGGAAACATTTTATCGTGAAAACACCGGTTCCATCCATTTATCTTCCAGATGGGAAACGATATTGCAACAATGGGTGAATAGTCTGATGCTGAATTGA
- a CDS encoding DMT family transporter, producing the protein MLQKEKGTLMAHLAVIAANLIFGATFSIVKIITPAFIQPLSLNVVRIAVSLLLFWLLFLFKPTDPGIQKKHIPRFITCALTGVAINQIFYIKGVSLTSPIHASLLMLSTPILITVIAAWLLKERVTFLKLLGLALGISGAVVLVLQKDNSASGSDILLGDLLVFLNAASYAFYLVLVKPLMEAYSPVKIIRWIFTFGALFIIPIGWNDFSHTDWTALTPKAWAALSFIVVGATFLAYLFNMYGVRYLGASVTGSYIYSQPVFAALIAMIFMGEALTPYKILSALLIFTGVFLATFRKKTDA; encoded by the coding sequence ATGTTGCAAAAAGAGAAGGGAACCCTGATGGCGCACCTGGCTGTTATAGCGGCGAACCTCATTTTCGGCGCTACTTTCAGCATCGTAAAGATCATTACGCCCGCATTCATCCAGCCACTTTCGCTGAATGTGGTAAGAATCGCGGTGAGCCTGCTCCTTTTCTGGCTGCTTTTTCTCTTTAAACCAACCGATCCCGGCATTCAGAAAAAACATATCCCACGCTTCATCACCTGCGCACTGACGGGCGTGGCCATCAACCAGATCTTCTATATTAAAGGGGTATCGCTAACCAGTCCTATCCACGCTTCTTTGCTGATGCTCAGCACCCCGATCCTCATTACCGTGATCGCCGCCTGGCTGCTGAAGGAGCGCGTTACATTCCTGAAACTACTTGGGCTGGCATTGGGTATTTCGGGCGCGGTGGTGCTGGTGTTGCAGAAAGACAATTCCGCCTCCGGCTCAGACATATTGCTCGGCGACCTGCTCGTGTTCCTGAACGCCGCGTCGTACGCGTTCTATCTTGTGTTGGTGAAGCCCTTAATGGAAGCCTATTCCCCGGTAAAGATCATCCGTTGGATATTCACGTTCGGCGCCTTGTTCATCATCCCCATCGGATGGAACGATTTCTCGCATACCGATTGGACCGCGCTGACCCCGAAAGCCTGGGCCGCATTGTCGTTCATCGTGGTGGGCGCAACTTTCCTGGCATATCTTTTTAATATGTACGGCGTGCGGTACCTCGGCGCCTCCGTTACCGGATCATACATTTATTCTCAACCGGTATTTGCCGCCCTCATCGCCATGATCTTTATGGGAGAGGCGCTTACTCCTTACAAGATACTGTCCGCTTTACTCATATTTACCGGTGTTTTTCTGGCGACTTTCAGGAAAAAAACGGATGCTTAG
- a CDS encoding histidine phosphatase family protein, translating to MERTIILIRHAKSSWADPDTSDFDRPLNERGKRDVPMMAARLLNRGIHPELLVSSTAKRAATTAKGFAAVLNYPEKAIAWKPELYLPEPDIFTQVLTQLPDTATTIALFSHNPGITYFANRFSGVNIDNMPTCSMVAAKTNILSWKDFEERSTKFWFFDAPKHPFFS from the coding sequence ATGGAGCGCACCATCATCCTTATACGACACGCCAAAAGCAGTTGGGCCGACCCGGACACGAGCGATTTCGACCGTCCGCTCAACGAGCGCGGTAAGCGCGATGTTCCCATGATGGCCGCCCGTTTACTCAACAGGGGCATTCATCCCGAGCTCCTCGTAAGCAGTACCGCGAAACGTGCAGCTACTACAGCCAAAGGGTTCGCTGCCGTGCTGAATTATCCTGAAAAAGCCATCGCGTGGAAGCCTGAACTCTATCTTCCCGAACCGGATATTTTCACGCAGGTGCTCACACAACTTCCCGACACCGCAACCACCATCGCGCTCTTCTCCCATAATCCCGGCATCACTTATTTCGCCAACAGGTTTTCAGGCGTGAACATCGACAATATGCCCACCTGTAGCATGGTTGCCGCCAAAACAAACATACTTTCCTGGAAGGATTTTGAAGAACGCTCCACGAAGTTCTGGTTTTTTGATGCGCCTAAGCATCCGTTTTTTTCCTGA
- a CDS encoding pentapeptide repeat-containing protein, with translation MEKFVEDQVFTDIDFTTSPLAAATFDGCTFTKCDFSSLILGSRTFSSCVFTDCNFSLVQPGNTSFQEAVFKGCKMLGMRFDQCNDFGLSFSFEQCQLNHSTFHGKKLKKMVFRECQLQEADFSGCDLTAAVFEQCDLHLALFEQTLLEKADLRTAYNYAIDPTVNRIKKAKFSLTGVPGLLHKFDIVIENK, from the coding sequence ATGGAGAAATTTGTGGAGGACCAGGTGTTCACCGACATTGATTTCACAACAAGCCCGCTGGCCGCAGCCACTTTTGATGGCTGCACCTTTACCAAGTGTGATTTCTCCAGCCTGATACTGGGGTCACGTACATTTTCTTCCTGCGTATTCACCGATTGCAACTTCAGCCTTGTACAGCCCGGCAATACTTCTTTCCAGGAGGCGGTATTCAAAGGATGCAAGATGCTGGGGATGCGGTTCGATCAGTGTAATGACTTCGGCCTCTCTTTCAGTTTCGAACAATGTCAGTTAAACCACAGCACTTTCCATGGTAAAAAACTGAAGAAGATGGTCTTCAGGGAATGCCAGTTACAGGAGGCTGATTTCTCCGGTTGCGACCTTACGGCTGCCGTATTTGAGCAATGTGACCTTCATCTGGCGCTGTTTGAGCAAACGTTGTTGGAGAAGGCCGATCTTCGCACCGCTTACAATTACGCCATTGATCCCACCGTGAATCGGATCAAAAAAGCAAAATTCTCCCTCACTGGCGTACCCGGTTTGCTGCATAAGTTCGATATTGTTATCGAAAACAAATGA
- a CDS encoding amidophosphoribosyltransferase — protein MSDAIKHECGLAYIRLRKPFSYYQEKYGTVLYGLNKLYLLMEKQHNRGQDGAGIATVKLDTTPGTPFLHRMRSNANQPIADIFARIGAEMKELERYQPDIRQHTEIMKGHVDSLGELMIGHLRYGTQGKNNIEFCHPFIKRHTIPARNLALAGNFNLVNTEELFSLVNIDPGEFQRQSDLAAMMEVIHHFLEQADEQSPNAPDVIGALKKAVPLFDGGFTVGGLIGNGESFVFRDANGIRPAYYYISEDLVVAASERAAIRTAFNVGENEVQELMPGQALHVNNKGDIVIDQVVAPKERKACSFERIYFSRGNDEKIYKERSTLGYNLRKPILELIQYDLKNTIFSFIPNTAEVAFYGLLKGMEDYLNEIKIQRILAWGKDFTEEQLAEMVNRRVRIEKLAIKDVKMRTFITEDSSRNEMVQHVYDITYGTVRKGVDTLVVIDDSIVRGTTLKESIIRMLSRLEPKKIIVVSSAPQIRYPDCYGIDMSKLGDFVAFQAAIQLLRETGQEELLQDIYKRCKELQRNNQLHLENVVQQVYKPFTPEQVSKKVAQLITPQGLNLPVEVVFQTIESLHEACPTNTGDWYFTGNYPTEGGNRVVNKAFLNYMEGRNVRGY, from the coding sequence ATGAGTGACGCTATAAAACACGAATGTGGACTCGCCTACATTCGTTTACGTAAGCCATTTTCGTATTACCAGGAAAAGTATGGTACAGTTCTGTATGGATTAAATAAGTTGTACCTGCTTATGGAAAAGCAGCACAACCGGGGCCAGGACGGGGCGGGCATCGCCACCGTAAAGCTGGATACCACACCCGGAACGCCGTTTCTCCACAGGATGAGAAGCAACGCCAACCAGCCTATCGCTGATATCTTCGCCAGAATAGGCGCGGAAATGAAAGAGCTGGAACGCTATCAGCCCGATATCAGGCAGCACACGGAGATTATGAAAGGCCACGTGGATTCGCTCGGTGAACTGATGATCGGCCACCTCCGCTACGGCACACAGGGAAAGAACAACATTGAATTTTGCCATCCCTTTATCAAAAGACATACGATTCCCGCACGCAACCTCGCGTTGGCCGGGAATTTTAATTTGGTGAACACCGAAGAACTTTTCTCACTCGTGAACATCGATCCGGGAGAGTTCCAACGCCAGAGTGACCTCGCGGCCATGATGGAAGTGATCCACCATTTTCTGGAGCAGGCTGATGAACAAAGTCCTAATGCGCCTGATGTGATAGGCGCGCTCAAAAAAGCGGTGCCGCTTTTCGATGGCGGATTTACCGTGGGCGGACTAATCGGCAACGGAGAATCCTTCGTGTTCCGCGACGCGAACGGCATTCGCCCGGCTTATTATTACATCAGTGAAGACCTGGTGGTGGCCGCTTCTGAAAGAGCCGCTATCCGCACCGCATTCAATGTGGGAGAAAATGAAGTGCAGGAACTGATGCCCGGACAGGCGCTCCACGTGAACAACAAAGGCGATATCGTGATCGACCAGGTGGTGGCGCCCAAAGAAAGAAAGGCTTGCAGTTTCGAAAGGATTTACTTTTCACGCGGCAACGACGAAAAAATTTATAAAGAAAGGTCCACGCTGGGTTACAACCTCCGGAAACCGATCCTGGAACTGATCCAGTATGACCTGAAAAATACCATCTTCTCCTTCATTCCCAATACCGCGGAAGTAGCCTTCTATGGCCTCCTCAAGGGAATGGAAGATTACCTGAACGAAATCAAGATCCAGCGGATCCTTGCCTGGGGTAAGGATTTTACCGAAGAGCAACTCGCTGAAATGGTGAACCGCCGTGTGCGCATCGAGAAACTCGCCATCAAGGACGTGAAAATGCGCACCTTCATTACCGAAGACAGCAGCAGGAACGAAATGGTGCAGCACGTGTACGACATTACTTACGGCACCGTGCGCAAAGGCGTGGATACCCTGGTGGTGATCGATGATTCCATCGTAAGGGGAACCACACTGAAAGAAAGCATCATCCGCATGCTCTCCCGGTTGGAACCGAAAAAGATCATCGTGGTGTCCTCCGCCCCGCAGATCAGGTATCCCGATTGCTATGGCATCGATATGAGTAAGCTTGGAGATTTCGTGGCTTTCCAGGCCGCTATTCAATTGCTCCGCGAAACAGGACAGGAAGAATTGTTACAGGATATTTATAAAAGATGTAAGGAACTGCAGCGCAACAACCAGCTCCACCTGGAGAACGTGGTGCAGCAGGTGTACAAGCCTTTCACGCCTGAACAGGTGTCGAAGAAAGTGGCGCAACTCATTACACCTCAGGGGCTGAACCTTCCCGTGGAAGTGGTGTTCCAGACCATCGAAAGCCTGCACGAGGCTTGTCCCACCAATACCGGCGACTGGTATTTTACCGGCAATTACCCGACAGAAGGAGGGAACAGAGTGGTGAACAAAGCTTTCCTGAATTATATGGAAGGAAGGAATGTTCGTGGTTACTAA
- a CDS encoding response regulator transcription factor encodes MNKIQIQIADDHKLIRETWSYVLGLDDRLEVVAQSREGGEAIKDAVRVKPDVILMDINMAPVSGLDATRDILQQLPDVKIIGVSMHSQPAYAKQMMKIGAKGYVTKNSSREEMIEAILAVYNGQKFVCDEIKNIISQQILGEEDEAPGISSLSEREIQIIKHIKEGMSSKEIAVILDISIKTVEAHRHNILKKLNLKNTAALINFINNATLPV; translated from the coding sequence GTGAACAAAATTCAGATACAAATTGCCGACGATCATAAACTGATCCGCGAAACATGGTCGTACGTGCTTGGTCTTGACGACCGCCTTGAAGTGGTGGCCCAAAGCCGCGAAGGCGGAGAGGCCATTAAAGACGCCGTGCGGGTGAAACCGGACGTGATCCTGATGGACATCAATATGGCGCCCGTTTCAGGACTGGATGCCACACGAGACATTCTTCAGCAACTTCCCGATGTGAAGATCATCGGCGTGTCCATGCACTCCCAACCCGCCTACGCCAAACAAATGATGAAGATTGGCGCGAAAGGCTATGTTACCAAGAACTCTTCCCGCGAGGAAATGATTGAAGCTATCCTGGCCGTTTACAACGGGCAGAAATTCGTTTGTGACGAGATCAAGAACATTATTTCACAGCAGATACTCGGGGAGGAAGACGAGGCGCCCGGCATCTCTTCACTTTCTGAAAGAGAAATCCAGATCATCAAACACATCAAAGAAGGTATGTCTTCCAAAGAGATTGCCGTCATCCTCGATATCTCCATAAAAACAGTGGAGGCGCACCGCCATAATATCCTCAAAAAACTGAACCTGAAGAACACGGCGGCGCTCATCAATTTTATCAATAACGCTACGCTTCCCGTATAG
- a CDS encoding GAF domain-containing protein — MNRHTRAKKTATNLYDGGNAASESAYIGEASVKTRQLEMLVDLERKVLEHNAIFTHALKDTIDLMLAGLEQIMPGTKGSVLLLDHETNAIAGLSAPNLPPAYCATIEGLKIGPSVGSCGTAMFTRQVVIVEDIATSPLWAHYKDAALSHNLRACWSVPLLGVGNRVIGSFAIYYSEPKSPTGEEMEIVGRIARIVRIIIDNKLAEEKIHWSNTRYDLITSATNDMIWDWDLEKNTVYRNRKGLEKVFGITDNNMLTSEKWFKRVHKEDVSAVKEQMDIIFRDKSIDSFDMQYRFKTDDGTYNHVHDRGYVIRDEEGKVVRFIGAAQNINERKRLEQELLEQEVNKQRLIAKATIEGQENERLEIGRELHDNINQVLTTSKLLLDLAISDPSNATAMMEKSRQNIVQAINEIRKISKALVPPSISDLGLKASILELTDTISLSTGLLIDFKCKGRSEVLSPGQKLTFFRIIQEQLNNVVRHADASNVTILLHVKPSLAELEVTDDGKGFHLKKTARGLGLKNMSNRAEIFGGKVTIDSAPGKGCRLYVSLPLLKPGKKQ; from the coding sequence ATGAACCGCCATACACGTGCAAAAAAAACAGCTACCAACCTGTACGACGGGGGCAATGCCGCTTCCGAAAGCGCCTATATAGGTGAGGCCAGTGTGAAAACAAGACAGTTGGAAATGCTGGTTGACCTGGAGAGGAAAGTGCTGGAACACAATGCGATTTTCACCCATGCCTTAAAAGATACAATTGACCTGATGCTTGCCGGGCTGGAGCAAATCATGCCAGGAACAAAAGGTTCCGTGTTGTTACTTGACCACGAGACCAACGCTATCGCCGGACTTTCGGCGCCTAATTTACCGCCTGCCTATTGCGCCACGATCGAAGGCCTGAAGATTGGCCCATCTGTTGGTTCCTGCGGTACCGCCATGTTTACAAGGCAAGTGGTAATTGTGGAGGATATCGCCACAAGTCCGTTATGGGCTCACTATAAGGATGCAGCGCTTTCCCATAACCTGCGCGCCTGCTGGTCGGTCCCGCTTTTGGGCGTTGGTAACCGGGTGATCGGGAGTTTTGCCATATATTACTCGGAGCCAAAATCGCCTACCGGAGAAGAAATGGAAATCGTTGGCCGGATAGCGCGGATCGTCAGGATTATAATAGACAACAAACTCGCCGAAGAAAAGATACATTGGTCGAACACCCGGTACGACCTTATTACAAGCGCCACCAATGATATGATCTGGGACTGGGATCTGGAGAAGAATACAGTTTACAGGAATAGAAAAGGACTTGAAAAAGTGTTCGGCATTACAGATAACAACATGCTTACCTCCGAAAAATGGTTCAAAAGAGTACACAAAGAAGATGTTTCTGCCGTAAAGGAACAAATGGATATTATTTTCAGGGACAAGTCGATTGACAGTTTTGATATGCAATACCGGTTCAAAACGGATGACGGAACATACAATCACGTGCACGACAGGGGGTATGTGATCCGAGATGAGGAAGGTAAAGTGGTGCGTTTTATCGGGGCCGCGCAAAATATTAATGAGCGGAAAAGGCTGGAGCAGGAATTGTTGGAACAGGAGGTAAACAAGCAACGGCTTATCGCGAAAGCGACCATTGAAGGGCAGGAAAACGAGCGCCTGGAAATAGGGCGGGAGTTGCACGACAACATCAACCAGGTACTTACTACTTCAAAACTGTTGCTGGATCTTGCCATATCTGATCCATCAAATGCCACGGCAATGATGGAGAAAAGCAGGCAGAACATCGTTCAGGCCATCAACGAGATCAGGAAAATATCAAAGGCGCTGGTGCCGCCGTCCATCAGCGACCTGGGGTTAAAGGCCTCTATCCTGGAGCTCACGGATACGATAAGCCTGAGCACGGGGTTACTGATCGACTTCAAATGCAAGGGAAGGTCCGAGGTGCTTTCGCCGGGGCAGAAACTCACTTTTTTCCGCATCATACAGGAGCAGCTCAATAACGTTGTACGGCATGCCGACGCATCTAATGTAACTATCCTTCTTCACGTAAAACCCTCCCTGGCGGAACTGGAAGTTACGGACGACGGAAAGGGCTTTCACCTGAAAAAGACCGCTAGGGGACTGGGACTTAAAAACATGAGCAACCGCGCGGAAATTTTCGGCGGCAAAGTAACTATTGACAGCGCACCCGGAAAGGGATGTCGCCTTTATGTAAGTTTACCTTTACTTAAACCCGGGAAAAAACAATAA
- a CDS encoding response regulator transcription factor has protein sequence MSAEKISILIADDHKLIRETWTFILNSDARFKVIAECSNGDDAIEIAKAQRPNIVLMDINMSPTTGIEATQQIRKVSPATKIIGVSMHSQPAYAKKMLSIGARGYVTKNSSREEMIKAILEVHGGNKYICDEVKNIISEQLLEENQAPSINLLSEREIQIIRLIKQGSSSKEISTELNISLKTVEVHRHNILKKLNLKNTASLVNFINNSAIDLV, from the coding sequence ATGTCAGCCGAAAAAATTTCCATCCTGATTGCAGATGACCATAAGCTGATCCGGGAAACCTGGACCTTTATCCTGAATAGTGATGCACGATTCAAAGTGATCGCCGAATGCAGCAACGGCGATGACGCGATTGAAATTGCCAAAGCCCAGCGTCCCAACATCGTTCTGATGGACATCAATATGTCGCCCACTACCGGTATCGAAGCCACGCAGCAGATCCGAAAGGTCTCTCCGGCCACTAAGATTATCGGGGTTTCCATGCACTCCCAGCCCGCTTACGCCAAAAAGATGCTCAGTATCGGCGCAAGAGGGTACGTTACCAAGAACTCTTCCCGTGAAGAAATGATCAAGGCCATCCTGGAAGTGCACGGTGGAAACAAGTACATCTGCGATGAAGTGAAGAACATCATTTCTGAGCAGTTGCTGGAAGAAAACCAGGCGCCCAGTATTAACCTGCTCTCCGAAAGGGAGATACAGATCATCCGGTTGATCAAGCAGGGCAGTTCTTCCAAAGAAATCTCCACTGAGCTCAATATCTCGCTGAAAACCGTGGAGGTGCACAGGCACAATATCCTGAAAAAGCTGAACCTGAAGAATACCGCTTCGCTGGTGAACTTCATCAACAATTCGGCTATCGACCTTGTATAG